From the genome of Scytonema hofmannii PCC 7110, one region includes:
- a CDS encoding sacsin N-terminal ATP-binding-like domain-containing protein: MAGYKTPPGTIVNTIKSLLRERYKQGFPIIKEIIQNANDGSATTLDFGIVRGLTDLVEHPLLKTPALFFLNNGTFSKLDQEAISCFGIDANAKDRGKIGKFGLGQKSIFHFCEAFFYIARSESIPEGCSEFINPWATPEGLDAKRPGWSELSYQDRQNLENFLIEQKLIRSECLHYFLLWVPLRQRMADERCILANYYDDTRVVRESFPTDMEIRIGQLLPLLRYLKDIKFWIENESGSLQQQFNICLDDKYDLERFLYPTESEEIVPDDHDLQGKVRLSTNTSIINFAGKESILPANDFASLLNQRPERVSHNFWKDLEQSPFWTKRSSINENAEEESKPDKSIPHCAVVFTKQSLINRCKARLILQWSVFLPLASDENTSSPQEAEQEAYEQVDCDGDNDFTIFLHGYFFLDSGRKYIEGLQNIRNGGVVPNTPSNENEMIAQWNYLLATKGTLKLFLPSLHHFTKTHNLSHQEISNLCKAICKSYFFQSSTYKQSICSFEQWVFRIKSSGSAWELIPANAIVRSLPGIPPNWQAFPKLHELSEQSYLILDKQPNLLSDEISYKWQEHEICAVLASITIHLFYADVDNLNYLVGFLNQPKNIVNQSQVQTLLKNLVREGFLKMELQTLRQEPMLSSLKKLIALIRPEQRLVLAKNQAKEQAIQQVFRKLYILERNEDLLLIYSFFDSPLSSSCGILSSQQTISILNCLSELLRTDLSSQTVSQSFVEEILEQISDPVPIFNNLQNTPLFFGFNLCQRKSYIYTYLQLQKLHQKNLLFKGTWQTAIANALQEAFPNCELIFINEKLARVLEKLPCMNGIPKCEFKSCLQLLSTKPKLAISENRVNLLRELINHV, encoded by the coding sequence CTTTTAAGAGAGAGGTACAAGCAAGGTTTTCCTATTATTAAAGAAATTATTCAGAATGCTAATGATGGTTCCGCAACCACTTTAGATTTCGGCATTGTGAGGGGACTGACTGACTTAGTTGAACATCCCTTGCTCAAAACGCCTGCTTTATTCTTCCTTAATAACGGTACATTTAGCAAATTAGACCAAGAAGCTATTTCTTGCTTTGGCATTGATGCAAATGCTAAAGATAGAGGAAAGATTGGAAAATTTGGGTTGGGGCAGAAAAGTATTTTTCACTTTTGTGAAGCCTTTTTCTACATTGCTCGTTCTGAGAGTATTCCAGAAGGCTGTAGTGAATTTATTAATCCTTGGGCAACCCCTGAAGGATTAGATGCGAAACGACCGGGATGGAGTGAGTTATCATACCAAGACCGTCAAAATTTAGAAAATTTCTTGATTGAGCAAAAACTGATTAGATCGGAGTGCTTGCATTATTTTCTTTTATGGGTTCCCCTTCGTCAGAGAATGGCAGACGAACGTTGTATTCTTGCTAATTATTATGATGATACAAGGGTAGTGAGGGAAAGCTTTCCTACGGATATGGAAATAAGAATAGGTCAATTACTACCATTACTGCGTTATCTTAAAGATATCAAGTTCTGGATAGAAAATGAGAGCGGTTCTTTACAACAGCAATTCAATATCTGCTTAGATGACAAATACGACTTAGAACGCTTTCTATATCCTACGGAGAGTGAAGAAATTGTACCTGACGATCATGACTTGCAAGGTAAAGTTCGTCTCAGTACAAATACATCGATAATAAATTTTGCAGGCAAAGAAAGTATTTTACCTGCTAATGATTTTGCATCATTACTCAATCAACGCCCAGAGAGAGTATCTCATAATTTCTGGAAGGATTTGGAACAATCTCCTTTTTGGACTAAAAGGTCTTCGATAAATGAAAATGCAGAAGAAGAAAGTAAGCCTGATAAATCAATTCCTCACTGTGCTGTTGTTTTTACTAAACAATCTTTAATTAATAGATGTAAAGCTAGATTAATTTTACAGTGGTCGGTTTTTCTTCCTTTAGCAAGTGATGAAAACACGTCTAGTCCTCAAGAAGCAGAGCAAGAAGCTTACGAGCAAGTTGATTGTGATGGGGATAACGATTTTACTATTTTTCTTCATGGTTATTTCTTTCTTGATTCTGGAAGGAAATATATTGAAGGATTGCAAAATATACGTAATGGTGGAGTTGTTCCAAACACTCCTAGTAATGAAAATGAGATGATAGCTCAATGGAATTACTTACTTGCTACCAAAGGAACTTTAAAGCTTTTCCTACCTTCTCTTCACCACTTCACTAAAACTCATAATCTATCTCATCAAGAGATATCAAATCTTTGCAAAGCTATTTGTAAATCGTATTTTTTCCAAAGTTCAACCTACAAACAAAGTATTTGCAGTTTCGAGCAGTGGGTATTTAGGATAAAAAGCTCCGGTAGTGCATGGGAGTTAATCCCAGCTAATGCAATTGTGCGATCGCTTCCTGGTATTCCACCTAATTGGCAAGCCTTTCCCAAACTACACGAATTATCAGAACAGTCTTATCTAATTCTTGATAAGCAACCTAATTTACTATCCGATGAAATCTCTTACAAGTGGCAAGAACATGAAATATGTGCTGTATTGGCATCTATAACCATACATTTATTTTATGCCGATGTAGATAATTTGAATTACCTTGTTGGCTTTTTAAATCAACCAAAAAATATTGTCAATCAATCTCAAGTACAAACACTTTTAAAAAATCTTGTTCGTGAAGGGTTTTTGAAAATGGAGTTACAAACACTTCGACAAGAACCAATGCTTTCAAGTCTTAAAAAATTAATTGCGCTGATTCGACCTGAACAACGATTAGTTTTGGCTAAAAATCAGGCTAAAGAACAGGCCATACAACAAGTTTTTAGAAAATTATATATACTTGAGCGTAATGAGGATTTGTTATTAATTTACTCATTCTTTGATTCGCCTTTGTCTTCTAGTTGTGGAATTCTTAGTAGTCAACAAACAATATCTATACTTAACTGTCTGAGCGAGCTATTAAGGACAGACTTATCCAGTCAAACAGTTTCTCAAAGCTTTGTAGAGGAAATTCTCGAGCAAATTAGCGATCCAGTACCTATTTTTAATAATCTGCAAAATACTCCGTTATTTTTTGGCTTCAATCTCTGTCAGAGGAAAAGCTATATTTACACGTACTTACAATTGCAAAAATTGCATCAAAAAAATTTACTGTTTAAGGGAACTTGGCAAACAGCAATTGCTAACGCTTTACAAGAAGCATTTCCTAACTGTGAGTTGATTTTTATTAATGAAAAACTTGCGAGAGTCTTAGAGAAACTTCCTTGTATGAATGGTATACCTAAATGTGAATTTAAAAGCTGCTTGCAACTGCTGTCCACAAAACCAAAGCTGGCAATTTCTGAAAATCGAGTTAATCTTTTAAGGGAGTTAATAAATCATGTTTAA